TATTGGAAGTTGAATTTGATTCTTACAACGGTGAATCATTCTACAATGATAAAATGGATGCACCAATCCAAATTTTAGAAGATATGAACTTATTAGTATCAGACCGCGGAGCTGATATTGTTGATTTAACTAAGTATGATTTAAACCCTGCCCTAATCCGTAAATCAGATGGCGCAACGTTATATATTACGCGTGACCTAGCTTCTGCTTTGTACCGTAAAAAAGAATATAACTTTGTAAAAGCTGTCTACGTTGTAGGTAACGAACAAAGTATTCACTTCAAACAATTAAAAGCCGTACTTAAAGAAATGGGTAACGACTGGGCTGATGATATCATCCATGTACCATTTGGTTTAATTACTAAAGATGGTAAAAAATTATCAACACGTAAAGGTAAAATTGTCTTACTTGAAAAAGTTTTAGGCGAAGCCATGACATTAGCTCAATCTCAAATCGAAGAAAAAAATCCTACCTTAGAAAATAAAGAAGAAGTTGCACGCCAAGTCGGTGTTGGTGCAGTTATCTTCCACGACCTTAAAAATGACCGTATGAACAGCTTCGACTTTAAACTTGAAGAAGTCGTGCGTTTCGAAGGTGAAACTGGTCCTTACGTTCAATACACACATGCTCGTTGTGCTTCTATCTTACGTAAAACTAACTGGCACCCAGCAGCAGGTCAATCTTATGCCTTAAACGATGCTGAGAGCTGGGAAGTTGTTAAGTTATTAAAAGATTTCCCTTCTGTTATCGAAAAAGCAGCAGCGAAATACGAGCCATCAGTTATCGCTAAATATGTGATCGACTTAGCTCAAACATTCAATAAGTACTATGCACATACTAAGATTGTTAACGACGACGAACAACAAGACGCTCGTTTAGCCTTAGTTTACTCAGTGAAAACTGTTCTTAAAGAAGCGTTACGTCTATTAGGTGTTCACGCTCCAGAAGAAATGTAACAAAAAAACAACTTGCCTCAGCAAGTTGTTTTTTTATTTATTACCTAAATACAGCATCACAGCAAGTCCTAAAAAAATGATTAACAAGATAACGCCACAAATATTTAAAAAAGCATTGAGACGTGCTTTTTTACGGAATATTAACTCTAAAATATCATATAAAACCAAGCCAATAAATCCACCTAATGTATTATTAATTAAATCCGTAATATCTGCCCCACCGATTGTTAACCAATACTGAATGGCTTCGTAACCAAAACTTGTTAAGAAAATCAATAACCATTTGGAGCTAAATCTCATCTTTGAAAAATTCATTGATAACAGTAATCCAAAAGGCACAAATACTGCCACATTTGCTAATAATTCTTTTTTGTCTAAAGCACCATTGATTATCGCAGTCCCTTTAAATGGAATCAAATTTAAACGATGGACACCAGTAACCAGTTCTTGATAGTTAAATCCAAGTTTCAATAACACTAACCATGTTAATATTATTAAGTATAGCATCAATAATAACGCTGAAATCGTATGATGTTTTCGCTCTTTCATCCTCTTCACCTCATAACAAGTATAGCAAATATAAGGGGGAACAAACATCAGACTTAAGCACTAAAAAAGCTTGGTTCTCTTATTAGAACCAAGCTTTTTATAGTATGATTTTCGTCGTTTCACGCATATTGCTAAGAAGCTAAACGCAACCTCAAATACTTTTTTAATCCGGCTTTCGGTCGCAACTTCCTCGGTAATATGTCACGACTCTCAAAAATTACTTCGCAATTTTCGTCATAGTGTGCATATTACTCGGAAGCTAAACGCAACCTCAAGCACTTTTCTTAATCCGGCTTTTGGCATCAGCTTCTGCGGTAATATGATGAAGTTCTCAAAAGGATTTTCAATCCTTTCGTCACTTCATGCCTATTACTTGAAGCTAAACGATGCCTCCAGCACTTTACGCAATCCGGCTTTTGGTCGCAACTTCCTCGGTAATATGTCACGACTCTCAAAATTGTTGCACAATTTTCGTCATCGTGCGCATATTACTCGGAAGCTAGACGCGACCTCAAGCACTTTAATTAATACTTTTTAAAATTAACGCGTTTATCGATGGCGTACATGATTGGTGCTGAGATGACCATGATGAATAATTCACTGACGAAGGTCCAACCGTATGTTACCCAAAATGGGGCTTCGACTGCCATGTTTAGCATTAAGGCGATCAAACACATGCTTAAACTGAACACTAACGTATTTGCGACTAATAATTTCTTTTTATCTTTAATCACGCGACTTAACAAAGCTGTCATTAACAATGAACCTAGAGTTTGTGTACCTCCAAAGGCTACATCTAAAATACCAAATTCTGAAAACATCATATTATATAGTAGAACGCCCGAAAAGACACCCCACAATAATCGTTTATTAAAGACGACAATGTGATTCAAACTTTCTGAAATTCTAAACTGGATAGGACCAGATGCCACGGGATTGACAATAATTGTTAACGCTAAGTAAATAGCTGCGATAACCCCATTCATAATTAAGCTTGTTGTTTTTTTTGATGCCATAAATCTTCCTCCTAGTTTTGATAACGCGGGATGGTATGAACGAACCGCGGTTTTTTGACTACCTTACTACTCTATGCTTTTTATTCAAGCTTGTCAATCAAGAAACTTAATACTTGCATTCATTTAAAAAAGAGCGTAAAATAGACAATGTTGGAATTTCGTTATGAGACCTAGTTACTTTGCCTTTTGTGAATGAACACAATGTAAAGGAGAGGATACTATGCTATTCAATAACAAACAATTACCTTACCGTATCGCTTTAAACACTCAAACGCAACAATTTATGGCGTTCGATGCTAAAGATGAGTCTAAAGTGGCTTATGGTAATACAATTGAAAAAGCTATTGCAGCTTTAAAAAAAATCATTTAAAAGGAGAACTTTTAAAATGGATGAATCTTGTAGTTGTACAAGATAGAAGTCGTTAGCACTTAAAAAAAGCTGATGACTTCTTTTTTATTGCTTTCCAACAATTTTTAATACTGAGAGGATTATTATGCACTCATTACATTTACATATTATTGCGAACGAAAATGCCGGAAGCGGCAACGGGATGCACTCATTACAACAAGTAAAAAATTATCTCATTGAACATAACTTACCTTATACTATTCATCTATCTGAATATGCAGGACACGCAATTGAACTAGCACAAACGTTAGCTCAATCGACTTTAAAACCTTGGCATGAAGCTTCGGACGTAAACTCTAGTCCTTTTCCCTTGCTAGTTGCTCTAGGTGGTGACGGCACAGTGTTTGAAATCCAAAACGGCTTGTCTGAATTTCCGCTTATCCCATTTGGTTACATCCCAAGTGGCTCAGGTAACGATTTCGCTAGAAGTGCAGACATTCCAAGAGAACCAATTGAGGCTCTAAAACAACTACTAGCAAGTACTGCGCCAACAAGCATTTATTCCTTACTTTATCAAGAAAATACCACAAATGAAACTTACTTAATTTCAAATAACTTAGGCATTGGCTTAGACGCGGCCATCGTCGCTAAGGCGAATGAATCTCAAAATAAGACGACTTTAAACAAATTAAAGCTAGGTTCGCTAGCTTACCTATTTTCGATGATTGGTTTATTGTTTAAACAGAAAGGCTATCCCTTAACGGTTGATGATGGTCAACAACAAAAAAAATTTAAAAAAGCTTTTCTAGCTACAAGTAGTAAGCATCCTTATTTCGGTGGTGGCGTTAAAATTTTACCAAATGCTAGTTTGTACGAACCGGAGTTAGAGTTAATAGTTGTTGAAAAAATTAGTTACCTGAAGATTGCAAGTTTGTTATTGAAATTAACTAAAGGTACACACGTTGACAGTCCTTATGCTCATATCTTCCGTTCTAAAGAATTAAATTTATATACAGAAACTAAACAATATGGTCAAATGAATGGTGAAGCGATTACCCCACGTCCATTTAAAGTCAACTTAACCTCGGTTGAACGACTGCTTTGGAAATAAGACAACAACCCCCACGTAAAAGATACGTGGGGGTATTTTTATATATTTTGAAAAAAGAGCTCACCAAATTGGCAACCTCTAATATACGATTGTAGTAAAAAGTACTCAAAAGTTAAACGCACTCGCAAGCACTTTATTTAATCCGGCTTTTGAGTGCAGTCCTTCGGAAATATCTCCTAACAGTTTAAAAATTTAAGAAACAATTTTTAACTGTTTTTCGATATTTCTCAGGCCTAAACGCACTCGCAAGCACTCTATTTAATCCGGCTTTTGAGTGCAGTCCTTCGGAAATATCTCCTAACAGTTTAAAAATTTAAGAAACAATTTTTAACTGTTTTTCGATATTTCTCAGGCCTAAACGCACTCGCAAGCACTCTATTTAATCCGGCTTTCATGAGCTGCTTTTTCGTCAATATGTTGTGACTCTCAAAAATTGTTAAACAATTTTTGTCGTCCCACGCATATTGCTCAAAAGCAAACCGCTCATTCAAGCACTCTACTTTTCAGCGATCCATGTTTTGACTGCGGCTAATGCTTCAGACATACCGGCTGGGTTTTTACCGCCTGCTTGGGCTAAGTCTGGGCGTCCGCCACCGCCACCACCTACTAATGGTGCGATTGCTTTAATTAAGTCGCCAGCACGTAAACCTTTTTCGTTCATGGCAGGTGTCATCGCAACTAGTAAATTTGCTTTATCGTCTTGGGTGATACCTAAAACTAACACGTCAGACACTTCTTTTTGTTTCCATTGATCTGATAATTGACGTAATTGGTTCATGTCTTTGACAGTTGCATGTTGAGCAATCACTGTAATGCCGTTAACTTCCTCAACATTATTGAAGATATCGCCAGCTTCTTGGTTCGCTAATTTAGCAGCTAATTGTTCGTTTTCACGTTGTAACTCTTTTAATTGAGCTTGTAATTGTTCCACACGGCTTGTTGCTTCTTTTAATTGAGGAG
This is a stretch of genomic DNA from Vagococcus zengguangii. It encodes these proteins:
- a CDS encoding diacylglycerol/lipid kinase family protein, with translation MHSLHLHIIANENAGSGNGMHSLQQVKNYLIEHNLPYTIHLSEYAGHAIELAQTLAQSTLKPWHEASDVNSSPFPLLVALGGDGTVFEIQNGLSEFPLIPFGYIPSGSGNDFARSADIPREPIEALKQLLASTAPTSIYSLLYQENTTNETYLISNNLGIGLDAAIVAKANESQNKTTLNKLKLGSLAYLFSMIGLLFKQKGYPLTVDDGQQQKKFKKAFLATSSKHPYFGGGVKILPNASLYEPELELIVVEKISYLKIASLLLKLTKGTHVDSPYAHIFRSKELNLYTETKQYGQMNGEAITPRPFKVNLTSVERLLWK
- the argS gene encoding arginine--tRNA ligase, producing the protein MNEKTLVAQALEKVLGEHLTLEEITNSIERPKVSEHGDLAFPAFPLAKIMRKAPQMIAQEIAEQIEPSEDYTVKPIGPYVNFFLNKAEISEATLSEIVEKQNHYGNQTIGNNGMIPIDLSAPNIAKPMSMGHLRSTVIGNSIALLVEKLGYQPYKINYLGDWGTQFGKLIVAYKKWGSEQAVIANPIKELLRLYVDFHEKAETDPSLEEEGRAWFKKLEDGDAEALHLWKWFRDESLKEFQRVYDLLEVEFDSYNGESFYNDKMDAPIQILEDMNLLVSDRGADIVDLTKYDLNPALIRKSDGATLYITRDLASALYRKKEYNFVKAVYVVGNEQSIHFKQLKAVLKEMGNDWADDIIHVPFGLITKDGKKLSTRKGKIVLLEKVLGEAMTLAQSQIEEKNPTLENKEEVARQVGVGAVIFHDLKNDRMNSFDFKLEEVVRFEGETGPYVQYTHARCASILRKTNWHPAAGQSYALNDAESWEVVKLLKDFPSVIEKAAAKYEPSVIAKYVIDLAQTFNKYYAHTKIVNDDEQQDARLALVYSVKTVLKEALRLLGVHAPEEM
- a CDS encoding QueT transporter family protein encodes the protein MASKKTTSLIMNGVIAAIYLALTIIVNPVASGPIQFRISESLNHIVVFNKRLLWGVFSGVLLYNMMFSEFGILDVAFGGTQTLGSLLMTALLSRVIKDKKKLLVANTLVFSLSMCLIALMLNMAVEAPFWVTYGWTFVSELFIMVISAPIMYAIDKRVNFKKY
- a CDS encoding VanZ family protein, translated to MKERKHHTISALLLMLYLIILTWLVLLKLGFNYQELVTGVHRLNLIPFKGTAIINGALDKKELLANVAVFVPFGLLLSMNFSKMRFSSKWLLIFLTSFGYEAIQYWLTIGGADITDLINNTLGGFIGLVLYDILELIFRKKARLNAFLNICGVILLIIFLGLAVMLYLGNK